One region of Microbacterium rhizosphaerae genomic DNA includes:
- a CDS encoding DNA-formamidopyrimidine glycosylase family protein, which yields MPESPEVQVLADDLGARLAGRDFLGGELEEFRVLKTRARPLAQLEGHTVTGVRRYGKHVDLATDEGRGPHLVISFGRAGWAAWDPVTAETPAPVVAHLAFDGAQLELTDAGEWLSLGVSVVDDPMEVGSIAKLGADPLDPSYSRRDFDRVVGSRRKQLKALLQEQESIAGIGNAYSDEILHTAKIAPLAHAAALSDDERDRLFAAVESVMRDATAARRGIPIAELKAAKVASMRVHGRTGEACPVCGTTILDIPGGTGSSSGQYCPFCQGGVA from the coding sequence ATGCCCGAGTCTCCCGAAGTGCAGGTGCTGGCAGACGACCTCGGCGCCCGGCTCGCCGGCCGGGACTTCCTCGGCGGCGAGCTCGAGGAGTTCCGCGTCCTGAAGACCCGCGCCCGGCCTCTCGCGCAGCTCGAAGGCCACACGGTGACCGGGGTGCGCCGCTACGGCAAGCATGTCGACCTCGCCACCGACGAGGGCCGGGGCCCGCACCTGGTCATCAGCTTCGGCCGCGCGGGCTGGGCCGCATGGGATCCGGTGACAGCGGAGACACCGGCGCCGGTCGTGGCACACCTGGCCTTCGACGGCGCACAGCTGGAGCTCACGGATGCGGGCGAGTGGCTGTCGCTCGGCGTCTCGGTCGTCGACGATCCGATGGAGGTCGGCTCCATCGCCAAGCTCGGCGCCGACCCCCTCGACCCGTCGTACAGCCGACGCGACTTCGACCGCGTCGTCGGCTCGCGGCGCAAGCAGCTGAAGGCTCTCCTGCAGGAGCAGGAGTCGATCGCAGGCATCGGCAACGCCTACTCCGACGAGATCCTGCACACCGCGAAGATCGCCCCCCTCGCGCACGCGGCAGCGCTGTCGGATGACGAGCGCGACCGGCTGTTCGCGGCGGTCGAGTCGGTGATGCGGGATGCGACGGCGGCCCGGCGCGGCATCCCGATCGCAGAGCTCAAGGCCGCCAAGGTCGCCTCGATGCGCGTCCACGGGCGCACCGGCGAGGCGTGCCCGGTCTGCGGCACGACGATCCTCGACATCCCGGGCGGCACGGGCTCGTCGAGCGGCCAGTACTGCCCGTTCTGCCAGGGCGGAGTGGCCTGA
- a CDS encoding MDR family MFS transporter, protein MAATDTTPGTGSLPTAPAAPRLRPEESRVVWLLLAAAFVAILNETTMGVAIPHLITDLGITALAAQWLTTAFMLTMAVVIPITGFLLRRFTTRTMFVAAMGLFSLGTLIAFLAPGFPVLLVARVVQASGTAIMMPLLMTTLMTVVPPAIRGRMMGRVSIVISLAPAIGPTLAGALLNSFEWRWIFGLVLPIAVVVLVVGARWIHNLGETTHAPIDVLSVILSALGFGGLVFGLSQLGAGAGGTGADAAAAAAASTTTLVVSLAVGVLSLGLFGWRQVILQRKDDALLDLRVFKSANFTLSIAQMAIMSMAFFGAITVVPLYLQDVLKVTPLVTGLVVLPGALAMGLTGPVIGRIYDRWGTRVLLVPGAVVTSGMLWYYTTFTPATPVWVIAVAQTVLSIGLALSFTPLFTASLGSLEPRFYSYGSAVLGTVQQVAGAAGIALMFGVMAAASAAAAASGADSVAAQAAGTQAAFLTAAILSLPLLVGAFLVRKPADQIGAPAEGEFAAH, encoded by the coding sequence ATGGCCGCCACCGACACGACACCGGGAACGGGAAGCCTTCCCACCGCGCCCGCCGCTCCGAGGCTTCGCCCCGAGGAGAGCCGCGTGGTGTGGCTGCTCCTGGCCGCCGCGTTCGTCGCCATCCTCAACGAGACGACGATGGGCGTCGCGATCCCGCACCTCATCACCGACCTCGGCATCACGGCGCTGGCCGCGCAGTGGCTGACGACGGCGTTCATGCTGACCATGGCGGTCGTCATCCCGATCACCGGCTTCCTGCTCCGCCGCTTCACGACGCGCACGATGTTCGTCGCCGCGATGGGCCTGTTCTCACTCGGCACGCTCATCGCGTTCCTCGCGCCCGGGTTCCCCGTGCTGCTGGTCGCCCGCGTCGTCCAGGCCTCGGGCACCGCGATCATGATGCCGTTGCTCATGACCACCCTGATGACCGTCGTGCCACCCGCCATCCGCGGCCGCATGATGGGCCGGGTCAGCATCGTGATCTCGCTGGCCCCGGCGATCGGCCCGACGCTCGCCGGCGCGCTGCTGAACAGCTTCGAGTGGCGCTGGATCTTCGGTCTCGTGCTCCCGATCGCGGTCGTCGTGCTCGTCGTCGGGGCACGCTGGATCCACAACCTGGGCGAGACGACGCATGCGCCGATCGACGTGCTGTCCGTGATCCTGTCGGCGCTGGGCTTCGGCGGGCTCGTGTTCGGGCTCAGCCAGCTGGGTGCGGGTGCAGGCGGCACGGGAGCGGATGCCGCGGCGGCCGCCGCCGCATCCACCACGACGCTCGTGGTGTCGCTCGCGGTGGGCGTCCTCTCGCTCGGCCTCTTCGGCTGGCGCCAGGTGATCCTGCAGCGCAAGGACGACGCCCTCCTCGACCTGCGCGTCTTCAAGAGCGCGAACTTCACGCTCTCGATCGCGCAGATGGCGATCATGTCGATGGCGTTCTTCGGCGCCATCACGGTCGTTCCGCTCTACCTGCAGGACGTCCTGAAGGTCACGCCGCTCGTCACGGGCCTCGTGGTGCTGCCGGGTGCTCTCGCCATGGGCCTCACCGGCCCCGTCATCGGACGCATCTACGACCGCTGGGGCACCAGGGTCCTGCTCGTGCCCGGTGCCGTGGTCACGAGCGGGATGCTCTGGTACTACACGACGTTCACGCCGGCGACGCCGGTGTGGGTGATCGCCGTGGCGCAGACCGTGCTGTCGATCGGGCTGGCGCTGTCGTTCACCCCGCTGTTCACGGCATCCCTCGGATCGCTCGAGCCCCGTTTCTACTCGTACGGATCGGCCGTCCTCGGCACCGTGCAGCAGGTCGCGGGCGCTGCGGGCATCGCCCTCATGTTCGGTGTCATGGCGGCGGCATCCGCGGCTGCCGCCGCCTCGGGCGCGGATTCGGTCGCCGCGCAGGCGGCCGGCACACAGGCGGCCTTCCTCACGGCCGCGATCCTGTCGCTGCCGCTGCTCGTCGGCGCCTTCCTCGTCCGAAAGCCGGCGGACCAGATCGGCGCGCCGGCCGAGGGCGAGTTCGCCGCGCACTGA
- a CDS encoding pyridoxal phosphate-dependent decarboxylase family protein, translating to MTAADSARMHEVSDETAAIVDLVLEYSRNRLLAQDTPLDKPLPQAELVRLAGRTISEQGIGARKALGIFEHVLAPACISIDDPAYLSFIPAAPTKAAAAFDVVVSASVLYGGSWLEGAGAVHAENEVLRWLAAEFGLPEGAGGVFVQGGTLGNLSALVAARDAARRRGRSPERFAMVCSVEAHSSNISAAKVMDVDVIAVPAGEDGILRADAVRAALEEHGDRVFAVVATAGSTNFGIVDDIAGIAALKDEFEFWLHVDGAYGLAGMLSPLTRSLFAGVERADSLVVDPHKWLFAPFDACALIYRDPQLGRIAHTQHAEYLDTLTETGDWSPSDFAIHLTRRPRGLPLWFSLATYGAGVYRDAVSHSIELARRIADEIESRPELSLVRQPMLSVVVFEREGWTKEDYNRWSAQLLDEQIAFVTPSSHAGRTNARFAILNPRTTFERLVEILDTMTERRAGPSRTEGR from the coding sequence ATGACCGCAGCAGACAGCGCCCGCATGCACGAGGTGTCGGACGAGACGGCGGCTATCGTCGACCTCGTCCTCGAGTACTCGCGCAACCGCCTCCTCGCGCAGGACACTCCGCTCGACAAGCCCCTTCCGCAGGCCGAACTCGTGCGGCTCGCCGGCCGCACGATCAGCGAGCAGGGGATCGGTGCCCGCAAGGCGCTCGGCATCTTCGAGCACGTCCTCGCGCCGGCGTGCATCTCGATCGACGATCCGGCGTACCTCTCGTTCATCCCGGCCGCTCCCACGAAGGCCGCAGCGGCCTTCGACGTCGTGGTCTCGGCGAGCGTCCTCTACGGCGGCTCGTGGCTCGAAGGCGCCGGCGCCGTGCACGCGGAGAACGAGGTGCTGCGCTGGCTCGCCGCCGAGTTCGGGCTTCCCGAGGGCGCCGGCGGTGTCTTCGTCCAGGGCGGCACGCTCGGCAACCTCTCGGCCCTCGTGGCCGCGCGCGACGCGGCCCGCCGCCGCGGCAGGAGCCCCGAGCGCTTCGCGATGGTCTGCAGCGTCGAGGCGCACTCCTCGAACATCTCCGCGGCCAAGGTGATGGACGTCGACGTCATCGCGGTTCCCGCCGGGGAGGACGGCATCCTGCGCGCCGACGCCGTTCGTGCGGCGCTCGAGGAGCACGGCGACCGCGTCTTCGCCGTCGTCGCCACGGCCGGCTCGACGAACTTCGGCATCGTCGACGACATCGCCGGCATCGCCGCGCTCAAGGACGAGTTCGAGTTCTGGCTGCACGTCGACGGCGCGTACGGGCTCGCGGGGATGCTGTCCCCCCTGACTCGCTCGCTCTTCGCCGGTGTCGAGCGCGCCGACTCGCTCGTCGTGGACCCGCACAAGTGGCTGTTCGCGCCGTTCGATGCGTGTGCGCTCATCTACCGCGACCCTCAGCTGGGGCGCATCGCGCACACGCAGCACGCCGAGTACCTCGACACCCTCACCGAGACAGGGGACTGGAGCCCGTCCGACTTCGCCATCCACCTCACCCGTCGCCCCCGCGGGCTGCCGCTGTGGTTCTCGCTCGCGACATACGGGGCGGGCGTGTACCGGGATGCGGTGAGCCACAGCATCGAGCTGGCCCGGCGGATCGCGGATGAGATCGAGAGTCGACCCGAACTGAGTCTCGTGCGCCAGCCGATGCTGTCGGTCGTCGTGTTCGAGCGGGAGGGCTGGACGAAGGAGGATTACAACCGGTGGTCCGCTCAGCTGCTGGACGAGCAGATCGCCTTCGTGACCCCCAGCTCGCACGCCGGCCGCACCAACGCCCGCTTCGCGATTCTCAACCCGCGGACGACCTTCGAGCGGCTGGTCGAGATCCTCGACACGATGACTGAGCGCCGAGCCGGGCCGAGTCGGACTGAAGGTCGATAG
- a CDS encoding carboxymuconolactone decarboxylase family protein: MIVIPPAESDATGHVADMYAGDLESDGFVFAHTKAMAINPGAHEAFEALIRAIVPSIGIRTYELATLGAARGIRSKHCLLAHGRKTLRANAMDEEQLQRVAVDYRDADLSAADVAVMAYAEKLSTDATSMTDADSRELRDLGFSDRQIVDITLAAAARNYFSRTLQALAVPLDDVPGLSPALADALLSPTR, encoded by the coding sequence ATGATCGTCATCCCCCCAGCCGAGTCGGACGCGACGGGACACGTCGCCGACATGTACGCCGGAGACCTCGAGAGCGACGGGTTCGTGTTCGCCCACACGAAGGCGATGGCGATCAACCCCGGGGCGCATGAGGCGTTCGAGGCCCTCATCCGTGCCATCGTGCCCTCGATCGGCATACGCACCTATGAGCTCGCGACGCTGGGAGCAGCGCGCGGCATCCGGTCGAAGCACTGCCTGCTCGCGCACGGGCGCAAGACCCTCCGCGCCAACGCGATGGACGAGGAGCAGCTGCAGCGGGTCGCGGTCGACTACCGCGACGCCGACCTCTCAGCCGCGGATGTCGCGGTGATGGCGTACGCGGAGAAGCTGTCGACGGATGCCACATCCATGACCGACGCCGACAGCCGGGAACTGCGCGATCTCGGTTTCAGCGACAGGCAGATCGTCGACATCACGCTGGCGGCCGCGGCCCGGAACTACTTCAGCCGCACGCTCCAGGCGCTGGCCGTGCCGCTCGACGACGTGCCGGGACTCTCCCCCGCGCTCGCCGACGCCCTGCTCTCACCCACGCGCTGA